One window of Mesorhizobium loti R88b genomic DNA carries:
- a CDS encoding acyl-CoA dehydrogenase family protein, whose product MTQIDTAWGAGPSARYETLAERFRPIFAQIAAGAVERELGRELPAEEIAKLKQAGLGALRLSEAEGGLGATLPELANILIELSAADSNITQALRGHFGFVEDVVNKTSGESRKRWAQRIARGEIAGNAWTEIGDAKQDVFSTRISNKDDRLVLNGTKYYTTGSLFADWIDVGATGLDGEGIVLQVRRDDPGVNVVDDWDGFGQTLTASGTTIFTDATVDPGDVVVDDDKFRYGAAFYQLVHLATLAGIGRAIANETAAAVAARNRSYSNAAGPRSSQDPQVLQVVGRIRSNAYAAGAIVLQVAQAIERAYQAHFSGDAEAEEKANAVAELETSQAVTVVTNLVLEASTIIFDALGASSTRKPIGLDRHWRNARTLSSHNPRIYKDRIVGDYAVNGTSPPYQWRIGRSPV is encoded by the coding sequence ATGACACAGATCGATACCGCCTGGGGCGCGGGCCCCAGCGCACGCTATGAGACACTGGCAGAACGGTTCCGGCCGATATTTGCACAGATCGCCGCTGGTGCGGTCGAGCGGGAGCTTGGCCGCGAACTGCCGGCAGAAGAGATTGCGAAGTTGAAGCAGGCGGGCCTGGGGGCGCTGCGCTTGTCTGAAGCCGAAGGCGGCCTTGGCGCGACGCTGCCTGAACTGGCCAACATCCTGATCGAGCTGTCGGCGGCAGACTCCAATATCACCCAGGCGCTGCGCGGCCATTTTGGCTTTGTCGAGGATGTCGTCAACAAGACATCAGGCGAGAGCCGCAAGCGCTGGGCGCAGCGCATCGCCCGCGGCGAGATTGCCGGCAATGCCTGGACCGAGATCGGCGATGCCAAACAGGACGTCTTCTCGACGCGCATCTCGAACAAGGATGACAGGCTGGTGCTCAACGGCACCAAATACTACACCACCGGCTCGCTGTTCGCCGACTGGATCGATGTCGGCGCGACGGGGCTCGATGGCGAAGGCATCGTGTTGCAGGTGCGCCGCGACGATCCGGGCGTCAATGTCGTCGACGACTGGGACGGCTTTGGCCAGACGCTCACGGCCAGCGGCACCACGATCTTTACCGATGCCACGGTCGACCCCGGCGATGTCGTCGTCGACGACGACAAGTTCCGCTATGGCGCCGCCTTCTACCAGCTGGTGCATCTTGCCACGCTCGCTGGTATCGGTCGGGCGATAGCCAACGAGACCGCCGCCGCTGTTGCCGCGCGCAATCGCTCCTACTCCAATGCCGCCGGCCCGCGCTCAAGCCAGGATCCGCAGGTGCTTCAGGTCGTCGGCCGTATTCGCAGCAACGCCTATGCGGCTGGCGCCATTGTCTTGCAGGTCGCGCAAGCCATCGAACGCGCCTATCAAGCACATTTTTCCGGCGATGCCGAGGCCGAGGAAAAGGCGAACGCCGTCGCCGAACTCGAGACATCGCAAGCGGTGACGGTCGTCACGAACCTGGTTCTTGAAGCGTCGACGATTATTTTCGATGCGCTGGGCGCGTCCTCGACCAGAAAGCCGATCGGCCTCGATCGCCATTGGCGCAACGCCCGCACCCTGTCTTCGCACAACCCGCGCATCTACAAGGATCGCATCGTAGGCGACTACGCAGTCAACGGCACATCACCACCCTATCAGTGGCGGATCGGGCGCAGCCCGGTATAA
- a CDS encoding ABC transporter ATP-binding protein, producing MTIAAKSFLEIQNMEALYGQAILAVRDVSLKVEQGKIVALLGANGAGKTTTLKAVSNLLGPERGKVSRGSILWQGEPVSGLSASRLVAKGVVQVLEGRHCFAQLTVEENILSGGFVRKPGRADLQRDIERIYTWFPRLKEKRKVKAGLTSGGEQQMVAIGRALMTRPSLVLLDEPSMGLAPIIVQEIFEIIRILNREQGVSFLLAEQNANLALRYADYGYILENGRVVLSGTAEELRAREDVQDFYLGGANVAKPH from the coding sequence ATGACCATTGCAGCAAAAAGCTTCCTCGAGATCCAGAATATGGAAGCGCTCTATGGTCAGGCGATCCTGGCGGTGCGCGACGTGTCGCTCAAGGTCGAGCAGGGCAAGATCGTCGCCCTGCTCGGCGCCAATGGCGCGGGCAAGACCACCACGCTGAAGGCGGTTTCCAATCTGCTTGGACCAGAGCGCGGCAAGGTCAGCCGCGGCAGCATCCTGTGGCAGGGTGAGCCGGTCAGCGGTCTCTCTGCGTCTCGGCTCGTCGCCAAAGGTGTCGTGCAGGTGCTGGAGGGCCGTCATTGCTTTGCGCAATTGACGGTCGAAGAAAACATCCTCTCCGGTGGCTTCGTGCGCAAGCCGGGCAGGGCAGATCTGCAGCGCGACATCGAACGGATCTACACATGGTTTCCGCGCCTCAAGGAAAAGCGCAAGGTGAAAGCCGGCCTGACCTCCGGCGGGGAACAGCAGATGGTGGCCATCGGCCGCGCGCTGATGACCAGGCCCAGCCTTGTGCTGCTGGACGAGCCGTCCATGGGTCTCGCGCCGATCATCGTGCAGGAAATCTTCGAGATCATCCGCATTCTGAACCGTGAGCAGGGCGTCAGCTTCCTGCTTGCCGAGCAGAACGCCAATCTCGCGCTTCGCTATGCCGACTACGGCTACATCCTCGAAAATGGTCGCGTTGTTCTGTCGGGAACGGCAGAGGAACTGCGAGCCCGTGAGGATGTCCAGGACTTCTACCTGGGCGGTGCCAATGTCGCCAAACCACACTGA